The following are from one region of the Vitis riparia cultivar Riparia Gloire de Montpellier isolate 1030 chromosome 9, EGFV_Vit.rip_1.0, whole genome shotgun sequence genome:
- the LOC117922063 gene encoding inositol oxygenase 1-like — MTILIDQPDFVEVVEEKVDFEQENELVLDGGFVVPESNAFGHTFRDYDAESDRKDGVENFYRINHINQTYDFVKKMRGEYSRLNRVQMSIWECCELLNDVVDESDPDLDEPQIEHLLQTAEAIRKDYPNEDWMHLTALIHDLGKVLLLPSFGELPQWAVVGDTFPVGCAFDESIVHHKHFKESPDYYNPAYNTKYGVYSEGCGLENVMMSWGHDDYMYLVAKENKTTLPSAGLFVIRYHSFYALHRSDAYKYLMNEEDIENLKWLKIFNKYDLYSKSKVRIDVEKVKPYYLSLIEKYFPAKLNW, encoded by the exons ATGACCATCCTCATTGATCAGcctgattttg TCGAGGTGGTGGAGGAGAAGGTGGATTTTGAACAGGAGAATGAACTGGTGTTGGACGGTGGGTTTGTGGTGCCGGAGAGCAACGCCTTTGGGCATACCTTTAG GGATTATGATGCTGAAAGCGATAGAAAAGATGGGGTAGAAAATTTCTACAGAATCAATCACATTAACCAGACATATGACTTT GTGAAGAAAATGAGAGGGGAGTACAGCAGGCTGAACAGGGTGCAAATGAGCATATGGGAATGCTGTGAACTTCTCAATGATGTTGTTGATGAAAGTGATCCTGACTTGGATGAGCCTCAGATTGAGCACTTGCTGCAGACAGCTGAGGCCATCCGAAAAGACTATCCTAACGAGGATTGGATGCACCTCACTGCCCTTATCCATG ATCTGGGAAAGGTCCTCCTCCTTCCTTCCTTTGGAGAACTGCCTCAGTGGGCTGTTGTTG GGGACACATTCCCTGTTGGGTGTGCTTTTGATGAGTCTATTGTTCATCACAAG CATTTCAAGGAGAGCCCTGACTACTATAATCCTGCTTACAACACTAAGTATGGGGTTTACTCAGAGGGCTGTGGGCTTGAGAATGTGATGATGTCGTGGGGGCATGATGACTACATGTACCTG GTGGCCAAGGAGAACAAGACAACTTTACCTTCAGCAGGGCTTTTTGTTATCAGATACCATTCCTTTTATG CTTTGCACAGGTCTGATGCATATAAATATCTGATGAATGAGGAAGACATTGAGAATCTGAAGTGGCTCAAGATATTCAA CAAATATGACCTTTACAGCAAGAGCAAAGTCCGAATCGATGTTGAGAAGGTCAAGCCGTACTATCTTTCCCTCATTGAAAAG TACTTCCCTGCTAAGCTAAACTGGTGA
- the LOC117922062 gene encoding LOW QUALITY PROTEIN: putative leucine-rich repeat receptor-like protein kinase At2g19210 (The sequence of the model RefSeq protein was modified relative to this genomic sequence to represent the inferred CDS: deleted 2 bases in 1 codon), whose amino-acid sequence MFVECRGTYAWSSKVCLLFLQVFALTISMEESVALASDGVFGDSESIINRKPARRKLDDIAGSINIDCGLPEDFKYIDAKTGLQYTSDASFIRSGINKNISSKFSSTTLHKSLTNVRSFPQGKRNCYTLRPPEGHGTMYLIRASFMYGNYDELNQVPQFDLYIGVNMWDSVKLDNASHLVMKEILHAPSDDDIYVCLVNIGCGEPFISSLEVRHFHDSSYRTESGSLALYRRLDAGSTTNEIVRFKDDAYDRIWFPYNLPDCESLNTTVPIDSHAETEYKLPSKVMTTAIRPMNSSASLDFDFDIGDSTLEFYVYMHFAELEGLQENQTRNFSITLNGNPWGEANIVPKYLHSRTVNNKQPVRGSKLKFSIYKTLNSSLPPILNAMEIYMVKDLLQAPTFQEDVNGISRIKSFYLVEKNWQGDPCAPVQPWDGLTCSNNGYESPRIISLNLSSSGLRGTISPSLLNLTALQFLDLSNNSLTGELPEFLSRLSFLTALNVTGNKLSGSVPPDLIARSEKGSLSLSVANNPDLCPSAQCKENKNSVGPIVAAVVSSLVIIFLALVIIWSLKRRKKATKSLVRSPEETWSLKMENQRFRYSEIVSITNDFQTVLGTGGFGTVYHGCMLNGTQVAIKMLSQSSKQGMKEFRNEARLLMRVHHRNLASLVGYCHEGTNMGLIYEYMAGGNLQNYLSGADISTSPLSWIERLQIAVDAAQGLEYMHCGCKPPIIHRDVKTANILLNEKLQAKIADFGFSRFFSIESETHPTTAVVGTIGYIDPEYYISNRLTQKSDVYSFGIVLLELITGKPAIIKDEDNIHIVQWVRSFVERGDIGSIVDPRLQGNLNTNSVWRVLETAMACLPPISIQRVTMSHVVMELKECLEEEKAHDQTRRMEEQATESSNSIDLYSPDLELEMGPEAR is encoded by the exons atgtttgtggAGTGCAGAGGAACATATGCCTGGTCTTCAAAAGTATGCCTTCTTTTCCTGCAAGTGTTTGCCCTCACCATTTCTATGGAAGAATCGGTAGCTCTGGCTTCTGATGGTGTTTTTGGTGATTCAGAAAGCATCATCAATCGTAAACCTGCTCGAAGGAAGCTAGATGACATAGCTG GCTCCATAAACATAGACTGCGGGCTACCTGAAGATTTCAAGTACATTGATGCCAAAACTGGGTTACAGTACACTTCGGATGCAAGCTTCATCAGATCCGGAATAAATAAGAACATATCATCCAAGTTCAGCTCTACAACTCTTCACAAGTCTCTCACAAATGTTAGAAGCTTCCCTCAAGGGAAAAGGAATTGTTACACACTGAGACCTCCAGAAGGCCACGGCACTATGTATTTGATCAGAGCTTCCTTCATGTATGGAAACTATGATGAACTCAACCAGGTTCCACAGTTTGATCTTTATATTGGAGTTAACATGTGGGATTCTGTGAAGCTGGACAATGCATCTCATCTTGTGATGAAGGAGATTCTACATGCTCCCTCAGATGATGATATCTATGTATGTCTTGTAAATATCGGTTGTGGAGAACCATTTATATCATCA CTGGAAGTAAGGCATTTTCATGATTCTAGTTATAGGACTGAGTCTGGATCACTAGCTTTATACAGGCGGCTCGATGCTGGTTCAACAACCAATGAGATAGTCAG GTTCAAAGACGACGCTTATGATCGAATTTGGTTTCCTTATAATTTACCTGACTGTGAATCACTCAATACAACAGTGCCCATTGATTCCCATGCTGAAACTGAGTATAAACTGCCATCAAAGGTCATGACCACTGCCATTAGGCCAATGAATAGCAGTGCCTCATTGGACTTTGATTTCGATATCGGTGATTCCACTCTGGAGTTTTATGTGTACATGCACTTTGCAGAACTTGAGGGGCTGCAGGAAAACCAGACTAGAAATTTCAGCATTACCCTGAATGGTAACCCCTGGGGGGAAGCTAATATTGTTCCCAAGTACCTGCACTCAAGAACTGTAAATAACAAACAGCCAGTGAGGGGATCCAAGCTGAAGTTTTCTATTTATAAGACATTGAATTCTTCCCTTCCTCCGATCCTAAATGCCATGGAGATTTACATGGTGAAAGATCTCTTACAGGCGCCAACTTTCCAAGAAGATG TAAATGGTATCTCGAGAATCAAATCATTCTATCTTGTTGAGAAGAACTGGCAAGGAGATCCATGTGCCCCAGTGCAACCTTGGGATGGCCTCACCTGCAGTAACAATGGTTATGAATCACCCAGAATCATCTCTCT GAATCTGTCCTCAAGTGGATTGAGAGGCACGATATCTCCTTCACTGTTGAATCTCACAGCATTACAGTTCCT GGATTTGTCGAACAATAGCCTAACAGGAGAACTGCCTGAATTTTTGTCACGACTGTCATTCTTGACTGCCCT GAATGTTACAGGAAACAAGCTCTCGGGTTCAGTTCCTCCAGATCTCATTGCAAGATCAGAGAAAGGGTCACTGTCATTGAG TGTGGCCAACAACCCGGATCTTTGTCCATCGGCTCAATGCAAAGAGAATAAGAACTCTGTCGGTCCAATAGTTGCAGCAGTAGTTTCATCACTTGTCATCATCTTCCTTGCATTGGTTATTATATGGAGcctaaaaagaaggaaaaaag CTACAAAATCACTTGTCAGATCTCCTGAAGAAACATGGTCACTAAAGATGGAGAACCAACGATTCAGATACTCAGAGATTGTGAGTATTACCAATGACTTTCAAACAGTCCTTGGGACGGGAGGATTTGGAACCGTTTACCATGGCTGCATGCTTAATGGCACACAAGTTGCTATCAAGATGCTCTCTCAATCATCAAAACAAGGAATGAAGGAGTTTCGCAATGAG GCTAGGCTCTTGATGAGAGTTCACCATAGAAACTTGGCTTCTCTGGTTGGGTACTGCCATGAAGGTACAAACATGGGGCTCATCTATGAGTACATGGCTGGTGGGAActtacaaaattatctatcag GGGCAGATATAAGCACTAGTCCTTTGAGTTGGATAGAGAGACTTCAAATAGCAGTGGATGCAGCACAAG GACTAGAATACATGCACTGTGGTTGCAAGCCACCTATAATCCACAGAGATGTGAAAACTGCCAACATTTTGTTGAATGAAAAACTGCAAGCTAAGATAGCTGATTTTGGGTTCTCAAGATTTTTCTCAATTGAGAGTGAAACTCATCCCACAACTGCAGTTGTTGGCACTATTGGTTACATTGATCCAGA GTACTACATATCTAATAGGTTGACCCAGAAAAGtgatgtttatagctttggaATTGTTCTATTGGAGTTGATAACTGGAAAACCTGCAATCATTAAAGATGAAGACAACATTCATATAGTTCAATGGGTAAGGTCTTTTGTGGAGAGAGGGGACATTGGAAGCATTGTTGATCCCAGGCTACAAGGAAATTTGAACACAAATTCAGTTTGGAGAGTTTTGGAGACAGCAATGGCATGCCTACCACCAATTTCCATCCAAAGGGTGACTATGAGTCATGTAGTGATGGAACTAAAGGAGTGTTTGGAAGAAGAGAAAGCTCATGATCAAACTAGAAGGATGGAGGAACAGGCCACAGAATCAAGCAATTCGATTGACTTATATAGTCCGGATCTTGAACTTGAAATGGGTCCAGAAGCAAGATAA